A window of the Lactuca sativa cultivar Salinas chromosome 5, Lsat_Salinas_v11, whole genome shotgun sequence genome harbors these coding sequences:
- the LOC111890772 gene encoding probable uridine nucleosidase 2, translating to MAIFVALRSPEITVIGLTTIFGNVYTTLATRNALHLLEVAGRSDIPVAEGSHVSYMKSTKLQVRDFAHGMNGLGNQNFPQPKSKPIEKSASEYLVEQANLYPGEVTVVALGPLTNIALAIQLDPTFTKKIGQIVLLGGAFAIDGNVNPAAETNIFGDPEAADIVFTSGADVLAIGMNVTRQVIMKNNDLTNLAKSDGIFAKYLCKILDHYFSYHRDAYNIKGIYLHDPTALLATVNSSLMTYTEGVVRVQTTGITRGLTLFFNKRNRFNEATEWSNKRTVKVAVTVDAPAVVKLVTERLM from the exons ATGGCAATATTTGTGGCATTAAGGTCACCAGAAATCACAGTGATTGGGCTTACGACTATTTTTGGAAACGTTTACACCACACTTGCCACTAGAAATGCATTGCACTTG tTGGAGGTTGCTGGGAGATCAGATATCCCTGTTGCAGAAGGATCTCATGTCAGTTATATG AAATCCACAAAGCTTCAAGTTCGCGACTTTGCCCATGGGATGAATGGACTTGGAAACCAGAACTTTCCTCAGCCAAAGTCAAAGCCAATAGAAAAGTCAGCTTCAGAATATTTGGTGGAGCAGGCTAATCTCTATCCTGGAGAAGTCACTGTGGTGGCATTGGGCCCCCTTACCAATATTGCATTG GCGATTCAACTGGACCCCACATTCACCAAAAAAATTGGACAAATTGTTCTTCTTGGTGGTGCTTTTGCAATAGATGGGAATGTGAATCCAGCTGCCGAGACTAAT ATTTTTGGTGACCCAGAAGCTGCGGATATCGTATTTACTAGTGGAGCTGATGTTTTGGCAATTGGCATGAATGTTACTCGTCAAGTTATCATGaaaa ACAATGATCTTACAAACTTGGCAAAGTCGGATGGAATATTTGCCAAGTATTTGTGCAAAATCCTGGATCATTACTTTTCTTATCATCGTGATGCATACAACATTAAAG GTATTTACCTTCACGATCCAACAGCGCTTCTCGCAACTGTTAATTCTTCACTGATGACATACACAGAAGGTGTTGTTAGAGTCCAGACAACTGGCATCACAAGGGGTCTAACATTGTTTTTCAACAAGCGTAATag GTTTAATGAAGCGACTGAATGGAGCAACAAACGGACAGTGAAAGTAGCAGTAACAGTCGATGCTCCTGCAGTTGTCAAACTAGTAACGGAACGTCTCATGTGA
- the LOC111890777 gene encoding probable uridine nucleosidase 2 gives MAEPKKIIIDTDPGIDDAMAIFLALRSPEITVIGLTTIYGNVYTTLATRNALHLLEVAGRTDIPVAEGSHVSYMKATKLRVADFVHGVDGLGNQNFPQPKSKPIEKSAAEYLVEQANLYPGEITVVALGPLTNIALAIQLDPTFTKKIGQIVLLGGAFAVNGNVNPASEANIFGDPEAADIVFTSGADVVAVGINVTHQVIMKDSELENMAESEGKFAKYLSKILDYYFSYHRDAYSMKGVYLHDPTALLAAVNPSLMTYTEGVVRVQTTGITRGLTLFFNKQKRFNEATEWNNKPTVKVAVTVDAPAVVKLVMDRLMNS, from the exons ATGGCGGAACCAAAGAAGATAATCATAGACACCGATCCTGGCATTG ACGATGCCATGGCAATATTTCTGGCATTAAGGTCACCAGAAATAACAGTGATTGGGCTTACGACTATTTATGGCAACGTTTACACCACACTTGCCACTAGAAACGCATTGCATCTG tTGGAGGTTGCTGGGAGAACAGATATCCCTGTTGCAGAAGGATCTCATGTCAGTTATATG AAAGCCACAAAGCTTCGAGTTGCAGACTTTGTCCATGGAGTAGATGGACTTGGAAACCAGAATTTTCCTCAGCCAAAGTCAAAGCCAATAGAAAAGTCAGCTGCAGAATATTTGGTGGAGCAGGCTAATCTTTACCCTGGAGAAATCACTGTGGTGGCATTGGGTCCCCTTACCAATATTGCATTG GCGATTCAACTGGACCCCACATTCACTAAAAAAATTGGACAAATAGTTCTTCTTGGTGGTGCTTTTGCAGTAAATGGGAATGTGAATCCAGCTTCTGAGGCTAAT ATTTTTGGTGATCCAGAAGCTGCTGATATTGTGTTTACTAGTGGAGCTGATGTTGTGGCTGTTGGAATCAATGTTACTCATCAAGTTATTATGAAAG ATAGTGAGCTTGAAAACATGGCAGAATCAGAAGGAAAATTTGCCAAGTATTTATCCAAGATCCTGGATTATTACTTTTCTTATCATCGTGATGCATACAGCATGAAAG GTGTTTACCTACATGATCCTACAGCACTTCTTGCAGCTGTTAATCCTTCACTGATGACATACACAGAAGGTGTTGTCAGAGTCCAAACAACTGGCATCACAAGGGGTCTAACCTTGTTTTTCAACAAACAGAAAAG GTTTAATGAAGCGACTGAATGGAACAACAAACCGACAGTGAAAGTGGCAGTGACAGTTGATGCTCCTGCAGTTGTGAAATTAGTAATGGATCGCCTCATGAATTCATAA
- the LOC111890780 gene encoding zinc finger BED domain-containing protein RICESLEEPER 2, whose product MLLQECLISPYVEIKLMAANMIAKFDQYWSLIHGVLAIATILDPRFKMKLIEYYFPKIYGDVSPQEVERIRKLTYELVREYKPYDAKETQSSLNNSEFGLDIDDCGDPLVGFDLFVSTTSTIDTYKSELDYYLEENVLPRIGDFDILAWWKANGLKYPTLQRVVIDVLAIPVSTVASESAFSTSGRHVTPHRNRLHPDTLEALICVQDWLWDEKLGAHSNKEKHFAKFEVIKDDEAGPIFVDFDI is encoded by the exons ATGTTGCTTCAAGAGTGTCTTATATCACCTTATGTGGAGATCAAGTTGATGGCTGCTAATATGATTGCGAAGTTTGACCAATATTGGTCTCTCATTCATGGAGTATTAGCAATAGCCACTATTTTGGACCCACGATTCAAGATGAAGTTGATTGAGTATTATTTTCCCAAAATTTATGGTGATGTGTCCCCACAAGAAGTTGAGAGAATTAGGAAGTTAACTTACGAATTGGTAAGAGAATACAAGCCATATGATGCCAAAGAAACCCAATCTTCTTTGAATAATTCTGAATTTGGCTTGGATATTGATGATTGTGGAGATCCTTTGGTTGGTTTTGATTTATTCGTGAGTACCACATCAACAATTGATACTTACAAATCTGAGTTAGATTATTATTTAGAGGAGAATGTTTTGCCAAGGATCGGGGATTTCGATATTTTAGCATGGTGGAAGGCTAATGGTCTAAAATATCCAACCTTGCAACGAGTTGTTATAGATGTTTTGGCTATACCGGTGTCTACAGTTGCTTCCGAATCAGCATTTAGTACCAGTGGAAGACATGTCACTCCACATCGTAATAGACTTCATCCGGATACATTGGAAGCGTTGATTTGTGTACAAGATTGGTTATGGGATGAAAAATTAG GTGCACATTCTAATAAAGAAAAACATTTTGCAAAGTTTGAAGTTATAAAAGATGATGAAGCTGGTCCAATCTTTGTGGATTTTGATATTTAG